A window of Bufo gargarizans isolate SCDJY-AF-19 chromosome 9, ASM1485885v1, whole genome shotgun sequence contains these coding sequences:
- the LOC122919727 gene encoding olfactory receptor 1361-like, translating to MEPEPSGKDQSLVLPVMSNFSSVQFVLLGFSDVPWVRFYLLFVIFIMYLVALLGNLVIISCIVYDTTLHSPMFFFLSNLSVVDICFVSSTIPTLLSTLLSDERSLSFLSCIIQMFCFISFGNLENNILALMAYDRYVAICNPLRYKASMKNSLCVVFVVISWLAAVVHSLLHTLMMNNLKYSGIKLVNHFFCEIAQVLSVSDSDTSSNFYLILTEGAVSVGVPFLCIIMSYTFILVALFHLHSTERMQKTFSTCSSHLTTVCLFYGTIASVYFQPSSSSTGLRERAATIGYTLLTPMMNPIIYGLRNNAMKKVIRKVFQ from the exons ATGGAGCCGGAACCCAGCGGCAAGGATCAG TCCTTGGTTCTTCCTGTGATGTCCAATTTCTCTAGTGTCCAGTTTGTCCTTCTGGGATTTTCAGATGTTCCTTGGGTTCGGTTCTACCTACTTTTCGTTATCTTCATCATGTACCTGGTTGCACTCCTGGGGAACCTGGTCATCATCTCATGTATTGTGTATGACACAACTCTCCATTCTCCCATGTTCTTTTTCCTCAGTAACCTCTCTGTTGTGGACATTTGTTTTGTGTCCAGCACCATCCCAACCCTTCTCTCCACCCTGCTATCTGATGAAAGGTCCCTTAGCTTCCTGTCTTGTATCATCCAAATGTTTTGTTTCATCTCCTTTGGAAATCTGGAAAACAACATTCTGGCTCTCATGGCCTACGACCGATATGTGGCCATCTGCAACCCGTTGAGGTACAAGGCCAGCATGAAGAATAGTTTATGCGTTGTATTTGTGGTCATCTCCTGGCTGGCTGCTGTTGTTCACTCACTTCTCCATACTCTCATGATGAACAATCTTAAATACTCGGGAATAAAGCTTGTGAATCATTTCTTCTGTGAAATTGCCCAAGTCTTGTCTGTCTCGGATTCCGATACTTCTTCCAACTTCTACCTGATCCTCACGGAGGGGGCAGTGTCGGTTGGTGTCCCATTCCTCTGCATCATTATGTCTTACACATTTATTCTGGTGGCTCTCTTCCACCTTCATTCAACAGAAAGAATGCAGAAGACCTTTTCCACTTGCTCCTCTCATCTGACCACCGTCTGCTTGTTCTATGGGACAATTGCCTCCGTCTATTTTCAGCCATCCTCCAGCTCTACAGGTTTAAGAGAAAGAGCAGCTACTATAGGATATACTCTACTCACCCCGATGATGAACCCCATTATATATGGTTTGAGAAATAATGCAATGAAGAAGGTCATAAGAAAGGTTTTCCAGTAG